Sequence from the Nocardia cyriacigeorgica GUH-2 genome:
TACGCCGTCACGCCCCCCGCCGATTGTCCGACCGTCCAGACGCGCGTCCGGACAACGCCCTAACGCCTCGGTGATCTGAGGTCACCGAGGCGATGGGGCGGGCGGGGTCACGCGCGCTTGGTGAAGGTGGCGCGGGACCAGAGGTAGCCGATGATGGCGAAGCCGGCGCACCAGGCGAGGGCGGCGAGGGTGTAGCCGGTGGACGGGGCGCCGGTGAGGAAGCCGCGGACGGATTCGATGATGGGGGTGAAGGGCTGGTATTCGGCGAACTGGCGCACGCCGGGGCCCATCTTGTCGGCGGGGACGATGGCGCTGCTCAGGAAGGGCAGCATGATCAGCGGGACCACCGACATGCCCGCGGCCTCCGGAGTTTTCGCGGCCATACCGAGGGCGACGGTCAGCCAGGCGGCGGCGAAGGCGGTGGCGAGCAGGACGCCGAGGGCGCCGAGCCACTGCACAAGCGTTGCCGGGGAACGGAATCCGAGCGCGAAGCCGACGGCGAGGACGGAGGCGATGGCGACCACGTTGGTCACCAGGCTGGCCGCCACGTGGCCGGTGAGCACGGCGCCGCGGGAGACGTCCATGACCCGGAACCGGTTGATGACACCGTTGGTCATATCCGAACTCACCGCGACGGCGGTGCCGGACAGGCCGTAACTGATGGCGAGCATCAGCATGCCGGGCACGGCGTAGTCGATGTAGTCCTCGCCGACATCGAAGGCGTCGCCGAAGACGTAGACGAAGATCAGCATCATCATCACCGGCATCAACGCCGCATTGAAGATGGTGACGGGCGAGCGGGTGACGTGGGTGAAGTTGCGGCGCAACATCACCGACGAGTCGTACAGAGCGGCGGACAGGCTGCTGGTCGCGGACAGGGTGCTCATCGTGCTTCGGCCTCCGTGGTGGCGTGCCCGGTCAGGGCAAGGAAAACGTCGTCGAGATCGGGGGTGTGGATGGAGACCTGCGCGGCCTCGATGGTGTGCGCGGCGAGCCGGTCCAGCAGGGCGCGCAGGGTTGTCGAATCGCCGTCGCCGGGGACGTCGAGGGTGAGCGCGTCATGGTCGGCGGTGGCTTCGGGCAGGATCTGGGCCGCCGTCGCCAGCTGTGCGGCGTCGGCGAAGCGGAGCCGGATGTGGCCGCCGGGCACGCGGCGCTTGAGTTCCTCGGCGGTGCCCTCGGCGACGATGCGGCCCTGATCGAGCACCGCGATCCGGTCGGCCAGCTGATCGGCCTCCTCGAGGTACTGGGTGGTGAGGAAGATGGTGACGCCCTCGTCGGTCAGCTCCCGCACGATCTCCCACATGGTGCGCCGACTGCGCGGATCCAGACCGGTGGTCGGCTCGTCGAGGAAGATGATCTGCGGCTTGGTGACCAGGGTCATCGCCAGATCGAGCTTGCGGCGCATACCCCCGGAGTAACTGGCAGCCGGCTTGTTCGCCGACTCGACCAGATCGAAACGTTCCAGCAGTTCGGCGATCACCCGCTTGCCGTCCTTGCCGCGCAGGCGGTGCAGATCGGCCATAAGGCGCAGGTTCTCCGCGCCGGTGAGCAGGCCGTCGACCGCCGCGAACTGGCCGGTGACGCCGATGGCCGCGCGTACCGCTTTGGTCTCGGTGTCGAGATCGTGGCCGGCCACCCGCGCGGTGCCGCCGTCGGATTTCAGCAGGGTGGTCAGGACGTTCACCGTCGTCGTCTTGCCGGCTCCGTTGGGCCCGAGCAGAGCGAAGATGGTGCCCGCACCGACAGTCAGGTCGATACCGTCGAGGACCGTCTTGTCCCCGTAGGACTTGCGCAGCCCCGAGGCCGCGATTGCTGTGGTGTTCATGGGAACTACCGTCGCCGGACGGGCTGATACCGACCTGACACCGGCCTGATACGTCCGCTGACGCCGACCGGCGCACGCCGTGCCAGTGACGTGTCAGTGCGCCGTCAGCTCGGCGTCAGCCGGGGCGGCGACGGTTCTTCTCGTGAACAGCACCGCCTTCGCCCCGGCCGCCAATCCCGCCTTCGCCTCGATGACCCGCAGCGAATGGGCCGACCGGAGCGGTCGCCAGCGCGCAGATGACAGCGGCGCTCGGCTGGGCGGCTCTCGCGTCCGCCAGGCCCTGCTCAGCGCGCACCTCGATCGGTTGTCCGGTTCCCGTATCCGGCAGGCCCTGCTCGGCACGCACCCCTGCGCGCAGTTGCTGCGCTTCGCCCTGGTCGGCGGTGCCAGCAACCTCAGCTATCTGCTGCTGTTCCTCGCCTGCGCCGGGTTCGGTCCGCTGGCCGCCAATGCCGCCGGATCGATCGTGAGCACGATGATCGCGAACGAACTGCACCGCCGGATCACCTTCGGCGCGGCCGGCCGCGTCGGCTGCCTCACCGCGCAGTGGCAGGGCGGCGGGCTGGCATTGATCGGCCTCCTCACCAGCACCGCCGCGCTGTCCGCTCTCGACCTCATGGCCCCCGGGCTGGGCGAATTCACCCGAGCCGGCGCAGTGCTCACGATCATGGCGGCGGTCGGCGGGCTGCGCTTTCTCGCGCTGCGCGGGTTGTTCTGAGTTGACGGCCGAGTTCGCGGATCAGCGCGGTCGCCTAGGACGACACTCATCTCCGCCATGTCCGGCAGGTCAGCCGGTAGCGATCACCGAAGCGCGACCCACGGCGCGCCCGCACTACCCCGCCGGCTCGGGATCGCGAACGAACCCACCCATTCGGGCCGTCTCGGCCGCCGACTCCGCGGCACTGCGGGCGGCGAAGTCGTCTATCGGGTCCCCACTCGCGAGCAGCCGGTAGTACAGCGGGCCCGCCACCGCGGTGAGCACGGCGCGGGGGTCGGTGCCGGGTGGGGCCTCGCCGCGGTCGATGGCGTCGGTGATGCAGGGCGACCATTCGGTGAGGCGGATGTCGTAGAAGCGATGCAGGGCGGCGGCGGTGGATTCGTCGCAGGTGGCGGCGGCGATGACGGCCTGGAAGAGGCGGCCCTGGCGTGGGTCGGTGAGGGTCTTCGCGATCAGGCGGGCGTTGGCGGTCAGATCGCCGAGCAGGGAACCGGTGTCGGCGCGGGAAACCGACGTTTCGGCCATGTCCACCAGCAGATCGGCGATGAGTCCGGTCGGGGTACGCCAGCGGCGGTAGACGGTGGTCTTGCCGACCTCGGCGCGGGCGGCGACCTCGGCCAGATCGAGGCGCGCGAAGCCGTGTTCGGCCAGCAGATCACCGGCCGCCTCCAGCACGGCCGCGCGCACCCGGGCGGTGCGGCCACCGGGCCGGACCGACCCCGGGACCTGCGATTCTTCGCTCATAACGGGACTCCAGTTTCATTTATTGCCGAACGGGTGTACGTTCGGGTGCGTTAACGGAACTATAGACCCTTTAGGAGTCATCATGGAGTACCGGCGTTTGGGTGCCTCGGGACTGCTCGTTCCCGCATTGAGCTTCGGCGCGGGCACCTTCGGCGGACGCGGCGAACTGTTCAGCGCGTGGGGCGACACCGACGGCGAGCAGGCGCGGCGGATGGTCGACATCAGCCTGGAGGCGGGTGTCACCATGTTCGATACCGCCGATGTCTATTCCGACGGCGCCTCCGAGGAGGTGCTCGGCGCCGCCATCCGCGGCCGGCGCGATCAGCTGCTGCTGTCCACCAAAGCGAGCCTGCCCACCGGACCGGGCCCATTCGACGCGGGTTCGGGCCGGTCCCGGTTGATCGGCGCCGTGGAGGCCTCGCTGCGGCGGCTCGGCGTCGACCACATCGACCTGTTCCAACTGCACGCCTTCGACGCCCACACCCCCATCGACGAGGTGCTGCACGCCCTCGACGATCTGGTGCGGGCCGGCAAGATCCGCTACCTCGGCGCCTCCAACTTCGCCGGCTGGCAGCTGATGAAATCGCTGGCCGCCGCCGACCGCCACGGCCTGACTCGCTATGTCGCGCACCAGGTCTACTACTCGCTGGTGGGCCGCGATTACGAATGGGAACTGATGCCGCTTGGCCGCGCGGAAGGGGTAGGCGCGGTGGTGTGGAGCCCGCTCGGCTGGGGCCGGTTGACCGGCAAGATCCGTCGCGGACAACCACTTCCGGAAGGCAGCCGGCTGCACCAGACCGCCGAGGCCGGGCCGCCGGTGGACGACGAACTGCTCTACGACGTGGTCGACGTGCTCGACGAGATCGCCGCCGAGACCGGCAAGACCGTCCCGCAGATCGCGCTGAACTGGCTGCTCACTCGGCCGACGGTATCGACCGTCATCGTCGGTGCCCGCAATGAAGAGCAGCTGCGCCAGAACCTCGGCGCCTTCGGCTGGCAGCTGTCCGCCGATCAGATCGCCCGCCTGGACAAGGCCAGCGTCGTCACCCCGCCCTACCCCTACTACCCGTACTACCGCCTCCCCGACTTCACCCGCCTCAACCCGCCCGCGGTGTGATGCACCGCCACACGCCACGGCGAGAGCTACATGAGCGAGGCATCCGCCGAGTAACCCCCTCGCTCATGTGGCTCTCGGCGTGTGCGCGGGACGCGAGGGGGACGGTGGAGGTTGGTGGCGCTCAGTAGACGTCGCGGACGTAGCGCTTTTCGGCGACCATCTGCTTTCTGAACGCCAGCGCCCCGTCTTCGTCGAGCTTGCCGTGGATTTGGGCGAGCCTGAGCAGGGTGTCGTCGACGTCCTTCGCCATGCGGGCGGCGTCGCCGCAGACGTAGAGGTGGGCGCCCTCGCGCAGCCAGGACCACAGTTCGGCGCCGTGCTCGATCATGCGGTGCTGCACGTAGATCCGTTCCCGCTGGTCGCGGGAGAACGCGAGGTCGAGGCGGGACAGGTGGCCGGTGCGGAACATGTCTTCGAGTTCGGTGCGGTAGTAGAAGTTCTGGGCGGCGTGCTGGTCGCCGAAGAACAGCCAGTTGCGGCCGGTGGCGCCGAGGGCGCGGCGCTCGTGCAGGAAACCGCGGAACGGCGCGATGCCGGTGCCGGGGCCGACCATGATCATCGGCACGCTGGGGTCCAGCGGCGGGCGGAAATGCGGGGCGCGTTGCAGGAAGATCGGCACCTCGGCACCGTCGGCGCGGTCGGCGAGGAAGGTCGAGCACACTCCGCCGCGCCGGGCCGCCGAACCCGCGGCGGCCGGATCGCCGTAGCGCACCACACCGACGGTCAACTCCACCTGATCCGGGCTGACCAGTGGGCTGGAGGAAATCGAATACTGGCGCGGTTGCAGCTTTTTCAACGCGCCCAGCCATTCGACCAGGTCGGCGCGCACCGGGAAGTCGCGCAGCACGTCGACGGCCTGGCGGTCCCACAGGTAACCGGCCAGCTCGTTGCGGTTGTCCCGGCGCAACAGTTTCGCCAGGCGCTGGTCCGGATTGCGGTCGGCCACGAATTCCAGCAGATCGTGCGAGATCTTGGTGATGTCGAAACG
This genomic interval carries:
- a CDS encoding ABC transporter permease, which produces MSTLSATSSLSAALYDSSVMLRRNFTHVTRSPVTIFNAALMPVMMMLIFVYVFGDAFDVGEDYIDYAVPGMLMLAISYGLSGTAVAVSSDMTNGVINRFRVMDVSRGAVLTGHVAASLVTNVVAIASVLAVGFALGFRSPATLVQWLGALGVLLATAFAAAWLTVALGMAAKTPEAAGMSVVPLIMLPFLSSAIVPADKMGPGVRQFAEYQPFTPIIESVRGFLTGAPSTGYTLAALAWCAGFAIIGYLWSRATFTKRA
- a CDS encoding ATP-binding cassette domain-containing protein; the protein is MNTTAIAASGLRKSYGDKTVLDGIDLTVGAGTIFALLGPNGAGKTTTVNVLTTLLKSDGGTARVAGHDLDTETKAVRAAIGVTGQFAAVDGLLTGAENLRLMADLHRLRGKDGKRVIAELLERFDLVESANKPAASYSGGMRRKLDLAMTLVTKPQIIFLDEPTTGLDPRSRRTMWEIVRELTDEGVTIFLTTQYLEEADQLADRIAVLDQGRIVAEGTAEELKRRVPGGHIRLRFADAAQLATAAQILPEATADHDALTLDVPGDGDSTTLRALLDRLAAHTIEAAQVSIHTPDLDDVFLALTGHATTEAEAR
- a CDS encoding GtrA family protein → MNSTAFAPAANPAFASMTRSEWADRSGRQRADDSGARLGGSRVRQALLSAHLDRLSGSRIRQALLGTHPCAQLLRFALVGGASNLSYLLLFLACAGFGPLAANAAGSIVSTMIANELHRRITFGAAGRVGCLTAQWQGGGLALIGLLTSTAALSALDLMAPGLGEFTRAGAVLTIMAAVGGLRFLALRGLF
- a CDS encoding TetR/AcrR family transcriptional regulator, giving the protein MSEESQVPGSVRPGGRTARVRAAVLEAAGDLLAEHGFARLDLAEVAARAEVGKTTVYRRWRTPTGLIADLLVDMAETSVSRADTGSLLGDLTANARLIAKTLTDPRQGRLFQAVIAAATCDESTAAALHRFYDIRLTEWSPCITDAIDRGEAPPGTDPRAVLTAVAGPLYYRLLASGDPIDDFAARSAAESAAETARMGGFVRDPEPAG
- a CDS encoding aldo/keto reductase, translated to MEYRRLGASGLLVPALSFGAGTFGGRGELFSAWGDTDGEQARRMVDISLEAGVTMFDTADVYSDGASEEVLGAAIRGRRDQLLLSTKASLPTGPGPFDAGSGRSRLIGAVEASLRRLGVDHIDLFQLHAFDAHTPIDEVLHALDDLVRAGKIRYLGASNFAGWQLMKSLAAADRHGLTRYVAHQVYYSLVGRDYEWELMPLGRAEGVGAVVWSPLGWGRLTGKIRRGQPLPEGSRLHQTAEAGPPVDDELLYDVVDVLDEIAAETGKTVPQIALNWLLTRPTVSTVIVGARNEEQLRQNLGAFGWQLSADQIARLDKASVVTPPYPYYPYYRLPDFTRLNPPAV